A genomic region of Rheinheimera sp. MMS21-TC3 contains the following coding sequences:
- a CDS encoding glycosyltransferase family 9 protein gives MLRSSKQDVCAIEAPQSICILRLSAIGDVCHAVATVQAIQNHYPAAKITWILGKVEAMLLQGLPGVNFVIFDKKKGLQAYRDLQRNLQGQQFDVLLHMQVALRANLASLVIKAKRKIGFDKARAKELHSFFMRDSIAPQENAHVLEGFAAFARKIGVPFLQDAADKPQWQMPITQQDLEWAKATLQPYRTDTSRGFLVISPAASKAERNWLAERYAAVADYATELGFKVVLCGGPTEMEQQLAANIVQHSQASLVNLVSKTSLKQLLAVLQQAAVVIAPDTGPAHMAVTVGTPVIGLYAHSNPARTGPYLYQEYVVEVYHQALLQQTGKTAAEQKFGKRVKGADLMANIQIEQVKTMLDTVIKQQGI, from the coding sequence GTGCTTAGATCCTCGAAACAGGATGTTTGTGCCATAGAAGCACCTCAGTCTATTTGTATTTTACGTTTGTCTGCTATTGGTGATGTTTGTCATGCCGTAGCAACAGTCCAAGCAATACAAAATCATTACCCTGCAGCAAAAATAACTTGGATTTTAGGCAAAGTAGAAGCCATGCTGCTACAAGGTTTGCCTGGGGTAAACTTTGTTATTTTTGATAAGAAAAAAGGCCTGCAAGCCTATCGCGATTTACAGCGAAATTTGCAAGGCCAACAATTTGATGTTTTGTTGCATATGCAAGTGGCATTGCGGGCTAATTTAGCGTCTTTAGTCATTAAAGCAAAACGTAAAATAGGCTTTGATAAAGCCCGGGCTAAAGAGCTACATAGCTTTTTTATGCGCGATAGCATAGCACCTCAAGAAAATGCCCATGTACTAGAAGGTTTTGCCGCTTTTGCCCGCAAAATTGGCGTACCATTTTTGCAAGATGCTGCTGATAAACCACAGTGGCAGATGCCAATAACTCAGCAAGATTTAGAATGGGCTAAGGCGACTTTACAGCCTTATCGTACAGACACTAGTCGTGGTTTTTTAGTAATAAGTCCAGCCGCATCTAAAGCTGAGCGTAATTGGCTAGCTGAACGTTATGCTGCTGTGGCGGACTATGCCACTGAGTTAGGATTTAAAGTGGTACTCTGCGGTGGCCCGACTGAAATGGAACAACAATTAGCGGCTAATATTGTCCAGCATAGCCAAGCTAGCCTTGTCAATTTAGTAAGTAAAACTAGCTTAAAGCAGCTACTTGCAGTATTACAACAGGCAGCTGTAGTTATTGCGCCTGATACTGGTCCTGCGCATATGGCCGTAACCGTTGGTACACCGGTAATTGGTTTATATGCTCATAGTAATCCAGCCCGAACTGGCCCTTATTTATATCAAGAGTATGTGGTAGAGGTTTATCATCAAGCCTTATTGCAACAAACAGGTAAAACAGCAGCTGAGCAAAAGTTTGGTAAGCGTGTTAAAGGCGCAGACTTAATGGCTAATATCCAGATAGAACAAGTTAAAACCATGCTAGACACTGTAATTAAACAACAAGGAATATAA
- the hldE gene encoding bifunctional D-glycero-beta-D-manno-heptose-7-phosphate kinase/D-glycero-beta-D-manno-heptose 1-phosphate adenylyltransferase HldE, with amino-acid sequence MIDITKLNNLPSAKVLVVGDVMLDRYFNGDSQRISPEAPVPVVNVNKVEDKAGGAANVARNIAYLNGQVGLLGLIGDDSEGQSLNNILSAVGVQSALVTQAELPTITKMRVISRHQQIVRLDIEQKFSPAHSDMLADKFMQTFADYDFVIISDYNKGSLYAVSRMITAAKAAGKTVLVDPKQADLSVYRGADIITPNLNEFKLAGGDPSSEQSILSSARTILQQSGIAAMVLTRSEQGMMLITAEHSHHFPAQVLEVSDVTGAGDTVIATLATMLGAGMTLADAVETANLAAGIVVSKLGTSVVSVVELAAKVNKYLFSQGDVYQTPFDKVLQHIKFAKQNGERIVFTNGCFDILHAGHVRYLAQAKALGNRLVVGINTDDSIKRLKGASRPINSLADRATVLASLASVDWILPFGDKASEQDTPLELILKVMPDVLVKGGDYTVDTIVGAEQVISAGGEVKVLQFVEGSSTTALIKKIQG; translated from the coding sequence ATGATTGATATCACTAAACTAAACAACCTACCTAGTGCTAAAGTTTTGGTCGTTGGTGATGTGATGTTAGATCGCTATTTTAATGGTGATTCACAGCGGATCTCCCCTGAAGCACCCGTGCCGGTAGTAAATGTTAATAAAGTGGAAGACAAAGCAGGTGGTGCTGCTAACGTAGCGCGCAATATTGCTTATTTAAATGGTCAAGTCGGCTTGTTAGGCTTGATAGGTGACGATAGTGAAGGCCAAAGCTTAAATAATATTTTATCGGCTGTTGGCGTGCAATCTGCATTAGTAACACAAGCAGAATTACCCACTATTACTAAAATGCGGGTTATCTCGCGTCATCAACAAATTGTCCGTTTAGATATAGAGCAAAAGTTCAGCCCTGCACATAGTGACATGTTGGCAGATAAATTTATGCAGACATTTGCAGATTATGATTTTGTTATTATCAGTGACTATAACAAAGGTTCATTATATGCAGTGTCGCGGATGATCACTGCGGCTAAAGCCGCAGGCAAAACGGTCTTAGTCGACCCAAAACAAGCTGATTTATCGGTTTATCGTGGCGCCGATATTATTACACCTAATTTAAATGAATTTAAATTAGCCGGCGGTGATCCTAGTAGCGAACAAAGTATTTTGTCTTCAGCTCGTACTATTTTACAACAAAGTGGTATTGCAGCTATGGTATTGACCCGCTCAGAGCAAGGCATGATGCTAATTACTGCTGAGCACAGCCATCATTTTCCTGCCCAAGTGTTAGAGGTGAGTGATGTAACCGGAGCTGGTGATACAGTAATTGCTACTTTAGCTACTATGCTTGGTGCCGGCATGACACTAGCTGATGCAGTTGAAACAGCTAATTTAGCAGCGGGTATTGTAGTGTCTAAACTAGGCACTAGCGTTGTCTCGGTGGTGGAGTTGGCCGCTAAAGTTAACAAATATTTATTCTCGCAAGGCGATGTTTATCAAACCCCTTTTGATAAAGTATTGCAGCATATTAAGTTTGCTAAGCAAAATGGCGAACGCATAGTATTTACCAATGGTTGTTTTGATATTTTACATGCAGGCCATGTTAGGTATTTAGCTCAAGCTAAAGCCTTGGGCAATCGTTTAGTTGTTGGTATTAATACTGATGATTCTATTAAGCGCTTAAAAGGGGCTAGCCGACCAATTAATTCATTAGCCGACAGAGCAACAGTACTTGCCAGTTTAGCCAGTGTTGATTGGATTTTACCTTTTGGCGATAAAGCTAGCGAGCAAGATACCCCCTTGGAACTTATTTTAAAGGTTATGCCAGATGTATTGGTTAAAGGCGGCGATTATACGGTTGATACCATAGTAGGAGCCGAGCAGGTTATTAGTGCCGGTGGTGAAGTTAAAGTACTGCAATTTGTTGAAGGCTCTTCAACTACCGCTTTGATTAAAAAAATTCAAGGATAA
- a CDS encoding SIS domain-containing protein translates to MTKSSYFAALERHRSVFSLVEQYEQQAQQLLAVVSASLKRGGKIIWMGNGGSAADSQHLAAEFMVRYKLERAPLASIALTTDSSILTAHSNDYEFATVFSRQVQGLAKPEDVVIGLTTSGQSDNINLALAAANELGAYSVALTGRDGGKVKDIAQLPIIVQSDETARIQEVHMFIGHWLCEALDLELAL, encoded by the coding sequence ATGACTAAATCTAGTTATTTTGCTGCGCTGGAGCGACATCGCAGCGTTTTTTCATTAGTTGAGCAGTATGAGCAACAAGCTCAACAGTTATTAGCTGTTGTGAGTGCAAGTTTAAAACGTGGTGGCAAGATTATTTGGATGGGTAACGGCGGTAGCGCCGCTGATAGCCAGCATTTAGCGGCTGAATTTATGGTACGTTATAAATTGGAGCGAGCGCCTTTGGCGTCTATTGCTTTAACTACGGACAGCTCAATATTAACTGCACATTCTAATGATTATGAATTTGCAACTGTGTTTTCTCGGCAGGTACAAGGGTTAGCTAAGCCAGAGGATGTGGTAATTGGCTTAACTACTTCAGGTCAAAGTGACAATATCAACTTAGCTCTTGCAGCTGCAAATGAGTTGGGCGCTTATAGCGTGGCTTTAACTGGCCGTGATGGCGGTAAAGTGAAAGATATTGCTCAGCTGCCTATTATAGTGCAGTCGGATGAAACAGCACGTATTCAAGAAGTGCATATGTTTATTGGCCATTGGCTATGTGAGGCTTTAGATTTGGAGCTAGCGTTATGA
- the gmhB gene encoding D-glycero-beta-D-manno-heptose 1,7-bisphosphate 7-phosphatase, whose amino-acid sequence MTKLDKAAFIDRDGVINIDHGYLYQPEHFDFIDGVFAACQHLQALGYLLIVVTNQSGIARGYYSEHQFALLTSWMKQQFADKGIKIDAVYYCPHHAEKGIAPYNIDCDCRKPKAGMLQQAMRDFAIDPKQSLMLGDKSSDMQAAASAGIARKVLVLSGQTLSPEQQQTADEVWPSIASALVEVTQ is encoded by the coding sequence ATGACCAAGCTAGATAAAGCCGCTTTTATTGATCGTGATGGTGTAATAAATATTGATCATGGCTACTTATACCAGCCGGAACATTTTGATTTTATTGATGGCGTTTTTGCTGCTTGCCAGCATTTACAAGCCTTAGGTTACTTATTGATAGTTGTTACTAATCAATCTGGTATTGCTAGAGGTTATTACTCTGAGCACCAATTTGCATTATTAACCAGTTGGATGAAGCAACAATTCGCCGATAAAGGCATAAAAATAGATGCGGTATATTATTGCCCACATCATGCAGAAAAAGGCATAGCACCTTATAATATTGACTGCGACTGTCGCAAACCCAAAGCCGGCATGTTGCAACAAGCAATGCGTGACTTTGCTATAGATCCTAAACAAAGCTTAATGCTGGGTGATAAAAGCTCTGATATGCAAGCCGCAGCAAGTGCCGGCATTGCTAGAAAAGTGCTAGTGCTCTCTGGTCAAACACTTAGCCCTGAACAACAGCAAACCGCCGATGAAGTTTGGCCTTCTATAGCGTCAGCTTTAGTTGAAGTAACTCAGTAG
- a CDS encoding gamma-glutamylcyclotransferase: MSADTRQLNAMQKLPETDDDIWLFGYGSLIYKVDFPYLERRPAKIFNWQRRFWQGSHDHRGTPEAPGRVATLIETPGASCEGMAYRVSPSVFTQLDYREKNGYLRVNTELHFADNQVSTGLTYIATADNSAYLGPASEQDIAKHIASSKGASGENSEYLLQLAQSLRQLKIDDPHVFAIENWLLKIS; this comes from the coding sequence ATGTCTGCGGATACTCGCCAACTAAATGCAATGCAAAAATTACCCGAAACTGACGATGATATTTGGTTGTTCGGTTATGGGTCCTTAATTTATAAAGTTGATTTTCCGTACCTAGAGCGACGGCCAGCTAAGATATTTAATTGGCAACGCCGATTTTGGCAAGGCTCGCATGATCATCGCGGCACACCAGAAGCCCCCGGTCGAGTAGCAACACTAATAGAAACTCCAGGTGCCAGTTGCGAGGGAATGGCCTATAGAGTTAGCCCAAGCGTTTTCACTCAATTAGATTACCGTGAGAAAAATGGCTACTTACGGGTTAATACCGAATTGCATTTTGCTGATAATCAAGTAAGTACAGGTTTAACCTATATTGCCACTGCAGATAACAGCGCTTATTTAGGCCCAGCATCAGAGCAGGATATTGCTAAGCATATAGCCAGCTCTAAAGGAGCCAGTGGTGAAAACAGTGAGTATTTATTACAGTTAGCCCAATCGCTACGACAATTAAAAATTGATGATCCGCATGTCTTTGCTATTGAAAATTGGCTATTGAAGATTAGCTAA
- a CDS encoding c-type cytochrome, giving the protein MTKLALILATISILVIGCSEQADTSLQDTSTAADPVAAAKQALLNKGKSRAMSCAACHGQKGISNVALYPSLAGRDATELKQLLLAYRSGEKTNPLMSPQAKSLSDEDIDLLAKYYAALAAQ; this is encoded by the coding sequence ATGACAAAATTAGCGTTAATCTTGGCCACTATTAGTATCTTAGTTATAGGTTGCTCTGAACAAGCTGATACCAGTTTACAGGACACGAGCACAGCCGCTGATCCTGTTGCTGCAGCCAAACAAGCATTACTAAATAAAGGTAAAAGTCGTGCTATGAGTTGTGCAGCATGTCATGGCCAAAAAGGTATTTCGAATGTAGCACTCTACCCTTCATTAGCGGGACGTGATGCCACAGAGCTGAAACAGCTATTGTTAGCTTATCGCTCTGGTGAAAAAACTAACCCTTTGATGTCACCGCAGGCTAAATCACTATCAGATGAAGATATTGATTTACTAGCCAAATACTATGCAGCCTTAGCTGCACAGTAA
- a CDS encoding cysteine desulfurase family protein: MDQQHISGYFDYNATTPISDEVAQSMIPVLTQFANPSSSNSYSILCKSAIVEAREQIARLINTKKEKVFFTSGGSEANNWAIKGVLLQHIKKPGHIITTAIEHASVLDTIRYCVESFGFEVTYLKPDEQGVIRLKDFQDALRADTQLISIMYANNETGVIQPIEIISRLAKEKNIPLHVDAVQVIGKRKVDVESLNINYLSISAHKFYGPKGVGCLYIKDVNSIGPLIHGGGQEQSMRSGTENLVALVGMSKAAQEASLNVAQWDKDNWQCKQHMINLLKLAPIEIKFNGHIGFAAALSNTLNISIKGVRGEALAARMEMLHNYIFSIGSACSNNKTKKSSHVLQAMSMQEEDIQNSIRISFGRFTSIQAVEKFIETLIIEAQKLLIISGSRHG, from the coding sequence ATGGATCAGCAACATATTTCTGGTTATTTTGACTATAACGCAACTACACCAATTTCTGATGAAGTTGCGCAATCTATGATCCCTGTACTTACACAGTTTGCAAATCCTTCAAGTAGTAATAGTTACTCAATATTATGTAAAAGTGCAATTGTTGAAGCTAGAGAGCAAATTGCAAGATTAATTAATACTAAAAAAGAAAAAGTGTTTTTTACATCTGGCGGCTCTGAAGCAAATAACTGGGCAATTAAAGGCGTATTACTGCAGCATATAAAAAAACCAGGGCATATTATTACTACTGCTATCGAGCATGCCTCCGTGCTGGATACCATTAGGTATTGTGTAGAAAGCTTTGGCTTTGAGGTTACTTATTTAAAACCAGACGAACAGGGAGTCATTAGGCTCAAAGACTTTCAAGATGCACTTAGAGCAGACACTCAACTTATAAGCATCATGTACGCCAATAATGAGACCGGCGTAATACAACCGATTGAAATTATATCTAGATTAGCTAAAGAAAAAAATATTCCACTCCATGTTGATGCAGTACAAGTGATCGGTAAACGAAAAGTTGATGTAGAAAGTTTAAACATAAACTACCTGTCTATTTCGGCTCATAAGTTTTATGGGCCTAAAGGTGTAGGTTGTTTATATATAAAAGATGTTAATAGCATAGGGCCATTAATTCACGGTGGTGGTCAAGAGCAATCTATGCGGTCTGGCACAGAAAACCTTGTTGCTCTAGTAGGAATGTCTAAAGCGGCTCAAGAGGCATCACTAAATGTAGCACAGTGGGATAAAGATAATTGGCAGTGTAAGCAGCATATGATCAATTTACTTAAGTTGGCGCCAATAGAGATTAAATTTAATGGCCATATTGGTTTTGCCGCTGCGTTATCAAATACCTTAAATATCTCAATAAAAGGGGTAAGAGGGGAGGCATTAGCTGCTCGAATGGAAATGCTACACAATTATATTTTTTCAATAGGATCAGCGTGTAGTAACAATAAAACTAAAAAATCATCACATGTTTTACAGGCAATGAGCATGCAGGAAGAGGATATACAAAACTCAATTAGAATTAGTTTTGGTCGTTTTACCTCAATCCAAGCAGTAGAAAAGTTTATAGAAACTTTGATTATAGAAGCCCAAAAATTATTAATTATAAGTGGGAGTCGTCATGGTTAA
- a CDS encoding helix-turn-helix domain-containing protein, producing MSKSISTVLKPSLWLKDNIMIFYGSAIDAKTHNHHAIQVVWETQNAHCVWPEGELSGSFIIGPGVKHQVKLNEGWILLIEPSSILGLSLKRLLGSSGVISINNMVKRYSVAATPILQPIAEISQLFEQLNIDVNFAVNDQQITDNRIQKLMDKLNLCLLDECQKPANWRAANVAAELYLSESRFLHLFKQQLGVAWRPYLRWRRLSCACNAIAKGASVTEAAYIAGFSDGPHLSKTFNSMFGLTITDAKAIFFKD from the coding sequence ATGAGTAAATCAATATCTACAGTTTTAAAGCCAAGTTTATGGCTAAAAGATAACATTATGATTTTTTATGGCTCGGCAATTGACGCTAAAACACATAATCATCATGCAATTCAAGTTGTATGGGAAACCCAAAATGCCCATTGTGTTTGGCCAGAAGGGGAGTTATCTGGAAGTTTTATTATAGGTCCAGGTGTTAAGCACCAAGTTAAACTTAATGAGGGGTGGATATTATTAATTGAGCCATCAAGCATTTTAGGCTTGAGTTTAAAAAGGCTATTAGGTAGTTCTGGGGTTATTTCAATTAATAATATGGTTAAACGCTATAGTGTGGCGGCTACACCTATTCTACAACCAATAGCTGAAATCTCACAGTTGTTTGAACAGCTAAATATTGATGTGAATTTTGCCGTAAATGACCAACAAATTACGGATAATCGTATCCAAAAGCTAATGGATAAATTAAATTTATGTTTATTGGATGAGTGTCAAAAACCTGCAAATTGGCGCGCGGCTAATGTGGCGGCCGAGCTTTATTTATCTGAAAGTCGTTTTTTGCATTTATTTAAGCAGCAATTAGGTGTTGCATGGCGTCCCTATTTAAGATGGCGTCGTTTATCTTGTGCTTGTAATGCTATTGCTAAAGGCGCCTCTGTCACTGAAGCTGCTTATATTGCTGGTTTTTCTGATGGACCACACTTAAGTAAAACGTTTAATTCAATGTTTGGCCTAACAATTACTGACGCAAAAGCAATATTTTTTAAAGACTAG
- a CDS encoding iron-sulfur cluster assembly scaffold protein, with translation MKKDIGTLMYNDIIIKNFTEPHNVGDLESADYEIEIGNPVCGDRIKVQLLVTDKVINKAVFRAWGCATSVATANIFCSSIAGEAYDNISQRQPLEIGQMLGELEPSQQHCVEILVELHQKLADTISSGVV, from the coding sequence ATGAAAAAAGATATAGGTACCTTAATGTACAACGATATTATTATTAAGAACTTTACTGAACCACATAATGTAGGTGATTTAGAAAGTGCAGACTATGAAATAGAGATTGGTAATCCGGTTTGTGGTGACCGAATTAAAGTGCAATTGCTTGTAACTGATAAGGTTATAAATAAAGCAGTGTTTAGGGCTTGGGGCTGTGCCACTTCAGTAGCAACTGCAAATATCTTTTGCAGTTCAATTGCTGGCGAAGCGTATGACAATATTTCTCAGCGACAGCCTTTAGAAATAGGGCAAATGCTTGGAGAGCTAGAGCCATCACAACAACATTGTGTAGAAATATTAGTAGAGCTACATCAAAAGTTAGCTGACACCATCAGTAGCGGAGTTGTGTAA
- a CDS encoding heavy metal translocating P-type ATPase: protein MALSEAAKSKQPIMLLVEGTSCASCVAKVEKALHAVAGVDKAEMNFADRSVLVSGNAKATALIKAIEQAGYQAKLPDTDQEELLLEERQQADAAKYKLLMRDTWLALALGVPLMLYGLITNDMTADTTIERWSWLAVGLLTFLLMVFPGRHFYVGAWQSIKNHSANMDTLIALGTGTAWLYSMVVVLVPEVMPEMTRHIYFEATAMIIGLVNLGLALELKARGQTSAAIARLIGLQTKTALVIRNEQELSINIDQVILNDIVKVRPGEKIPVDGVVIEGRTAIDESMLTGEPMPVDKQAKDSVSAGTLNKTGTILFKATRVGKDTALAQIIQMVKQAQNAKPAIGRLADVISAYFVPAVMIIAVLTALAWLNFGTEPSLAVITATTVLIIACPCALGLATPMSVMVGVGKAAEAGVLIRNGEALQTASKVQVMLLDKTGTITQGSPKLTDIKLADGFEQAEVLQLAASLESGSEHPLAQAILEAAKQQNISLDKVTDFNAIAGHGVSANLAGQSLLFGNEKLMRKHNIDISAFIEPAQALAEQAKTPMYFAVAGKFAAILAVSDPIKEDSIAAIKRLQHNGIKVMMLTGDNKATAAAVAKAVGISEYFAEVLPEHKSDKVKELQQQGYIVGMTGDGINDAPALALSNVGFAIGTGTDVAIESADITLMRGSLHGLADAIAISKATLTNIKQNLFGAFIYNVAGIPIAAGILYPFWGILLNPVVAGAAMALSSVTVVTNANRLRLFKPKQH from the coding sequence ATGGCCTTATCTGAAGCAGCTAAATCTAAACAGCCCATCATGTTGTTAGTAGAAGGCACCAGCTGTGCCAGTTGCGTAGCTAAAGTGGAAAAAGCCTTACATGCGGTAGCAGGTGTAGATAAAGCAGAAATGAATTTTGCCGATCGTTCAGTGTTAGTTAGCGGTAATGCTAAGGCGACAGCACTAATTAAGGCTATAGAACAAGCAGGCTATCAAGCTAAGTTACCCGATACCGACCAAGAAGAGTTATTGCTAGAAGAAAGGCAGCAAGCGGATGCGGCTAAATATAAGTTATTGATGCGCGATACTTGGTTAGCTTTAGCCTTAGGTGTGCCGCTGATGTTATATGGTCTAATAACCAATGATATGACGGCTGATACCACTATAGAGCGCTGGTCATGGTTAGCTGTTGGTTTATTAACCTTTTTATTAATGGTATTTCCAGGCCGTCATTTCTATGTTGGTGCTTGGCAAAGTATAAAAAATCATTCTGCCAATATGGATACCTTAATAGCCTTAGGTACAGGCACGGCTTGGTTGTATTCAATGGTGGTCGTGTTAGTGCCTGAGGTAATGCCCGAGATGACGCGGCATATTTACTTTGAAGCCACCGCTATGATTATCGGTTTAGTGAATTTAGGCTTAGCGCTTGAGCTTAAAGCTAGGGGCCAAACCTCTGCCGCTATTGCCCGTTTAATTGGCCTACAAACCAAAACTGCTTTAGTTATACGTAATGAGCAAGAGCTTAGCATTAACATTGATCAAGTTATTTTAAATGACATAGTTAAAGTGCGCCCAGGTGAGAAAATTCCGGTTGACGGTGTCGTGATTGAAGGCCGTACTGCAATAGATGAATCTATGCTAACGGGCGAGCCGATGCCGGTAGATAAACAGGCTAAAGATAGCGTTTCTGCAGGTACTTTAAATAAAACCGGTACTATTTTATTTAAAGCGACCCGTGTTGGCAAAGACACGGCGCTGGCGCAAATTATTCAAATGGTAAAACAGGCACAAAATGCCAAGCCGGCTATAGGCCGCTTAGCTGATGTTATTTCTGCTTATTTTGTGCCAGCCGTTATGATTATTGCCGTTTTAACCGCACTGGCTTGGTTAAACTTTGGCACCGAGCCAAGTTTGGCTGTGATTACCGCCACCACAGTGCTGATTATTGCTTGCCCTTGTGCCTTAGGGTTAGCAACACCTATGTCAGTGATGGTAGGGGTAGGCAAAGCCGCAGAAGCGGGCGTTTTGATCCGTAATGGTGAAGCTTTACAAACGGCGTCTAAAGTACAGGTTATGTTGCTAGATAAAACTGGCACTATTACCCAAGGTAGCCCTAAGTTAACCGATATCAAATTAGCTGACGGCTTTGAGCAAGCCGAAGTATTGCAGTTAGCGGCAAGCTTAGAGTCAGGCTCAGAGCACCCGTTAGCTCAAGCTATTTTAGAGGCGGCCAAACAGCAAAATATTAGTTTAGATAAGGTAACAGACTTTAATGCCATAGCCGGCCATGGTGTGAGTGCTAACTTAGCTGGCCAAAGCTTATTATTTGGTAATGAAAAGCTAATGCGTAAGCATAATATTGATATCAGTGCCTTTATTGAACCTGCTCAAGCGTTAGCCGAGCAAGCAAAAACACCGATGTATTTTGCTGTAGCGGGCAAATTTGCTGCAATATTAGCAGTGTCAGATCCGATTAAAGAAGACTCTATCGCTGCCATTAAACGCTTACAGCATAATGGTATTAAAGTGATGATGCTAACGGGCGACAATAAAGCTACTGCTGCTGCTGTGGCTAAAGCTGTGGGCATCAGTGAGTATTTTGCCGAAGTATTACCTGAGCATAAGTCTGATAAAGTTAAAGAGTTACAGCAACAGGGCTATATTGTTGGTATGACAGGTGATGGCATTAACGACGCACCGGCTTTAGCCTTATCTAACGTTGGTTTTGCCATTGGTACTGGTACTGATGTGGCAATAGAAAGCGCGGACATTACCTTAATGCGCGGCTCACTGCACGGTTTAGCCGATGCTATTGCAATTAGTAAAGCCACTTTAACTAATATTAAACAGAACTTATTTGGTGCCTTTATTTATAACGTAGCGGGTATTCCAATAGCGGCAGGTATTTTGTATCCATTTTGGGGTATTTTGCTAAACCCTGTGGTTGCAGGCGCAGCTATGGCGCTATCATCGGTAACAGTGGTAACCAATGCTAATCGGCTACGTTTATTTAAGCCAAAACAGCATTAA